The following are from one region of the Actinoplanes sp. L3-i22 genome:
- a CDS encoding helix-turn-helix domain-containing protein has translation MYEETGPDGRLLYTVEQIAAEFGVTRPTIYRHLAGLAALTPTP, from the coding sequence ATGTACGAGGAGACCGGGCCCGACGGGCGCCTGCTGTACACCGTCGAACAGATCGCCGCGGAGTTCGGCGTCACCCGGCCCACCATCTACCGGCACCTCGCTGGGCTCGCCGCCCTGACGCCCACCCCGTAG